In Listeria cossartiae subsp. cossartiae, one genomic interval encodes:
- a CDS encoding DUF948 domain-containing protein codes for MIVILYIAALIAAIALLVIAIYLGKTLKSTSQTMDEVAKSLEKITVEVQGITGQSQKLLDKTNTLLEDVNGKVAKVDPVFDAVGDIGTSLLGLSQSVRELATLATNKVEQNEAKISQAVSISNSILSFREKMKANKAAKEAAKEAAEQSNF; via the coding sequence ATGATAGTAATCTTGTATATTGCAGCGCTTATTGCCGCAATTGCGCTTTTAGTTATTGCCATCTATTTGGGAAAAACATTAAAATCAACTTCCCAAACAATGGACGAGGTAGCTAAATCGTTAGAAAAAATAACCGTAGAAGTACAAGGGATTACAGGACAATCACAAAAATTGCTTGATAAGACCAATACACTTCTAGAAGATGTCAATGGCAAAGTTGCGAAAGTGGATCCAGTTTTTGATGCAGTTGGTGACATTGGAACTTCTTTACTAGGATTAAGTCAATCTGTTCGCGAACTAGCAACACTCGCAACAAACAAGGTAGAACAAAACGAGGCGAAGATTTCTCAAGCTGTCTCAATTAGCAATTCGATTCTTTCTTTTAGAGAAAAAATGAAAGCGAATAAAGCAGCGAAAGAAGCTGCAAAAGAAGCAGCAGAACAATCTAATTTCTAA
- a CDS encoding peroxiredoxin, giving the protein MAERLVGTQAPRFEMEAVMPNQTFGKVSLEKNIEDDKWTVLFFYPMDFTFVCPTEIVAISARSDEFDALNARIIGASTDTIHSHLAWTNTPVKEGGIGKLSYPLAADTNHQVASDYGVLIEEEGVALRGLFIINPKGEIQYEVVHHNNIGREVDEVLRVLQALQTGGLCPINWQPGEKTIV; this is encoded by the coding sequence GTGGCAGAACGTTTAGTAGGCACACAAGCTCCAAGATTCGAAATGGAAGCTGTTATGCCAAATCAAACATTTGGTAAAGTAAGTCTAGAAAAAAATATAGAAGATGATAAATGGACGGTTCTCTTTTTCTATCCAATGGACTTTACATTTGTTTGTCCGACAGAAATCGTGGCTATTTCCGCTCGGTCAGATGAATTTGATGCATTAAATGCACGTATTATTGGTGCTTCAACTGATACAATTCATTCGCATCTTGCATGGACAAACACGCCGGTTAAAGAAGGCGGAATTGGTAAGTTATCCTATCCACTTGCTGCTGACACGAATCACCAAGTTGCAAGTGATTACGGTGTTTTAATTGAAGAAGAGGGTGTAGCATTACGTGGCCTTTTCATCATCAATCCAAAAGGTGAAATTCAATACGAAGTGGTTCACCATAATAATATCGGCCGTGAAGTCGATGAAGTTTTACGAGTACTACAAGCATTACAAACAGGTGGACTATGCCCGATTAACTGGCAACCTGGTGAAAAAACAATTGTTTAA
- the rpsD gene encoding 30S ribosomal protein S4, translated as MARYTGPSWKVSRRLGISLSGTGKELERRPYAPGQHGPTQRKKISEYGLQQAEKQKLRHMYGLTERQFKNTFNKAGKLQGKHGENFMILLEQRLDNIVYRLGLARTRRAARQLVNHGHITVDGKRVDIPSYQVSVGQVISVREKSAKNSAIAESLEVSSFVPEYVTFDAEKLTGSLNRLPERSELAAEINEAFIVEFYSR; from the coding sequence ATGGCTCGTTATACAGGTCCAAGCTGGAAAGTTTCCCGTCGTTTAGGAATTTCACTTTCTGGAACAGGTAAAGAATTAGAGCGTCGTCCGTATGCTCCAGGTCAACACGGCCCAACTCAACGTAAAAAAATCTCAGAATATGGTTTGCAACAAGCTGAAAAGCAAAAATTGCGTCATATGTACGGATTAACTGAACGTCAATTCAAAAACACGTTCAACAAAGCTGGTAAATTACAAGGTAAACACGGTGAGAACTTCATGATCTTACTAGAACAACGCCTTGATAACATCGTTTACCGTCTTGGTCTTGCTCGCACTCGTCGTGCAGCTCGTCAACTAGTAAACCATGGCCACATCACTGTAGATGGCAAACGCGTAGATATCCCTTCTTACCAAGTTTCTGTTGGTCAAGTGATCTCTGTTCGTGAAAAATCTGCTAAAAACTCTGCAATCGCTGAAAGCTTAGAAGTTTCAAGCTTCGTGCCTGAATACGTAACTTTCGATGCAGAAAAACTTACTGGTTCACTTAACCGTCTTCCAGAACGTTCTGAACTTGCTGCTGAAATCAACGAAGCATTTATCGTAGAATTCTACAGCCGTTAA
- the ccpA gene encoding catabolite control protein A, whose translation MNVTIYDVAREANVSMATVSRVVNGNPNVKPVTRKKVLDVINQLGYRPNAVARGLASKRTTTVGVIIPDISNVFYAELARGIEDIATMYKYNIILSNSDENEDKELQVLNTLLGKQVDGIIYMGERISAQLQEEFDRSPAPVVLAGAVDMENKLASVNIDYKQATKEAVQRFVANGHKQIAFVSGSLNEPVNREMKLAGYKEALEAAGIAYQEDYIIEAKYNYNAGVKVWAELSALAKKPNAVVVADDELAIGILNAALDAGINVPEDLEVMTSNNTKLTLMSRPQLSTIVQPLYDIGAVAMRLLTKLMTSEEVDEKTVILPHSEKLRGTTKEK comes from the coding sequence ATGAATGTAACAATTTATGATGTTGCACGTGAAGCGAACGTTTCTATGGCAACGGTATCTCGGGTAGTTAACGGCAATCCGAATGTTAAACCAGTAACAAGAAAAAAAGTATTGGATGTTATTAATCAATTAGGTTATCGTCCAAACGCTGTAGCTAGAGGTCTAGCGAGCAAACGTACAACAACTGTTGGCGTCATTATTCCAGATATTTCTAACGTGTTTTATGCAGAGCTTGCACGTGGGATTGAAGATATTGCAACGATGTACAAATACAACATTATCCTTAGCAACTCGGACGAAAATGAGGATAAAGAACTTCAAGTATTAAATACGCTGCTTGGTAAACAAGTGGACGGTATTATTTACATGGGCGAACGTATTTCAGCACAATTACAAGAAGAATTTGATCGTTCTCCTGCACCGGTTGTATTAGCTGGAGCGGTAGATATGGAAAACAAATTAGCTTCTGTTAATATCGATTACAAACAAGCGACGAAAGAAGCCGTACAACGTTTTGTAGCGAATGGTCATAAGCAAATTGCTTTCGTCAGTGGTTCTCTAAACGAGCCAGTTAACCGTGAAATGAAATTAGCTGGTTATAAAGAAGCGTTAGAAGCAGCTGGCATTGCTTACCAGGAAGATTACATTATTGAAGCAAAATACAACTACAATGCAGGCGTAAAAGTTTGGGCTGAATTAAGTGCCTTGGCTAAAAAACCAAATGCAGTAGTAGTAGCTGATGATGAACTAGCTATCGGTATCTTGAATGCGGCGCTTGATGCGGGAATCAACGTCCCAGAAGACTTAGAAGTGATGACAAGTAACAATACAAAATTAACATTGATGTCACGTCCGCAACTTTCGACCATTGTACAACCTTTATATGACATTGGTGCGGTTGCGATGCGTTTACTTACGAAGTTAATGACAAGCGAAGAAGTAGACGAAAAAACAGTTATTTTACCACATAGCGAAAAACTACGTGGAACAACGAAAGAAAAATAA
- the tyrS gene encoding tyrosine--tRNA ligase has translation MNIIDELEWRGAIYQQTDEEGLRKWVEEKQISLYCGIDPSGDSMHIGHLIPFMILRRFQNAGHRPIILVGGATGTIGDPSGKKEERQLQSMEQISKNVESLRVQLGKIFDFEGDSAASMVNNYDWTKDVSILDFLRDYGKEFNVNTMLSKDIVASRLEVGISFTEFAYQILQAMDFNHLYEFNDCRLQIGGSDQWGNITAGLDLIRKKQGENAKAFGLTIPLLTKADGTKFGKSEGGAIWLNPEKTTPYEFYQFWINTDDRDVVKYLKYFTFLTEAEIAELAKQVETEPHLRAAQKTLAAEMTKFVHSEEALEQALKISKALFSGDVKALTADEIEQGFKDVPTFVAEDAEANLVDWLVTLGIEPSKRQAREDVGNGAIYINGERQQDLEKIMDATDRIENKFTIVRRGKKKYFLVSYK, from the coding sequence ATGAATATTATTGATGAGTTAGAGTGGCGCGGAGCCATTTACCAACAAACAGATGAAGAAGGTTTACGTAAATGGGTAGAAGAAAAGCAAATTTCTTTATACTGCGGGATTGATCCATCCGGCGATTCGATGCATATTGGGCACTTAATTCCGTTTATGATTTTACGTCGTTTCCAAAATGCTGGGCACCGTCCGATTATTTTGGTTGGTGGCGCAACAGGTACAATTGGCGATCCAAGTGGTAAAAAAGAAGAGCGTCAACTACAATCAATGGAACAAATTAGCAAAAATGTAGAGAGTTTACGCGTGCAGCTTGGGAAAATTTTTGATTTTGAAGGTGATTCCGCAGCGAGCATGGTGAACAACTATGATTGGACGAAAGATGTGAGCATTCTTGATTTCTTACGTGATTACGGAAAAGAATTCAATGTAAATACAATGCTTTCCAAAGATATCGTTGCTAGCCGTTTAGAAGTAGGGATTTCCTTTACAGAGTTTGCTTACCAAATTTTACAAGCGATGGACTTTAATCATTTATATGAATTTAATGATTGTCGTTTGCAAATTGGTGGTAGTGACCAGTGGGGGAATATTACTGCTGGGCTTGACTTAATTCGTAAAAAACAAGGCGAAAATGCGAAGGCGTTCGGTTTGACGATTCCACTTTTAACGAAAGCGGATGGAACGAAATTTGGTAAATCAGAAGGTGGCGCGATTTGGTTAAACCCGGAAAAAACAACGCCGTATGAGTTTTACCAATTTTGGATTAACACAGATGACCGTGATGTCGTGAAATACTTGAAATACTTTACTTTCTTGACAGAAGCAGAAATCGCTGAGTTGGCGAAACAAGTAGAAACGGAACCACATTTGCGAGCTGCGCAAAAAACGTTAGCAGCTGAAATGACTAAATTTGTGCATAGCGAAGAAGCGTTAGAGCAAGCTTTGAAAATTTCAAAAGCATTGTTTAGTGGGGATGTTAAAGCACTTACTGCGGATGAAATTGAACAAGGTTTCAAAGATGTTCCGACATTTGTAGCAGAAGATGCGGAAGCGAATTTAGTAGATTGGCTAGTAACGCTTGGTATTGAGCCTTCCAAACGTCAAGCGCGTGAAGATGTCGGTAATGGGGCTATCTACATTAACGGTGAACGTCAACAAGATCTAGAAAAAATCATGGATGCAACTGACCGGATTGAAAATAAATTTACAATTGTAAGACGCGGGAAGAAAAAATACTTCTTAGTTTCTTATAAATAA
- the ezrA gene encoding septation ring formation regulator EzrA, which yields MYYMLIGFIIVVIAVISAGYILKRKHYQRINELEEKKIKLRERPVIDELSKVKKLKLTGQTEALFESWRSSWDEIETRLFPDLEEVLLEAEMNTDRYKFRSATYAENDIEQMLVVIEKQMDQILGGLKELLVSEEKNAEESRATKEKFAELRREVLTRGFKLGETLPYVEAKLNDLSESLNNYDLLTDQGDHLEAREIVIVVQKEMQIIDAQMERIPSLLHETDTILPEEMNKLRAGYEEMVRKGYYLAQMELDKEIARMKNQIDKMKQNVINLDLDEAEQGIEELHNEIELFYDALEHEAEARHFVKENHSPTSDKLQRQNLVSDALAEQITEVKQTYHVAEDDLAIYLKTSAKLSEAKENFEQLTALIASGEIAYSAAQDTMKEIDAALITIGAEQDNFAEELRSLRKDELEARDDAERMRRAIITLDRKMERERLPGLPEEYLSLREHMGESIDTLEKRLEEKPLNMKAVSQDWRIAEEDLIHLTEKAEEMMENVRLVEHVIQYANRYRLRNKELADELVQAENHFYNDYQYKKALEIAVTALEKVETGAFKKVEKAYSSKVSVDDIE from the coding sequence ATGTACTACATGTTAATCGGCTTTATTATCGTAGTAATTGCAGTCATTAGTGCAGGCTACATTTTAAAAAGAAAACATTACCAAAGAATAAACGAGTTAGAAGAGAAAAAGATTAAACTCAGAGAGCGGCCGGTTATTGATGAACTTTCAAAAGTGAAAAAATTAAAACTAACAGGTCAGACAGAAGCGCTTTTTGAATCATGGCGTTCGTCCTGGGATGAAATTGAAACAAGATTATTTCCTGATTTAGAAGAAGTATTGTTAGAAGCAGAGATGAACACAGATCGTTATAAATTCCGTTCTGCTACATACGCCGAAAATGATATTGAGCAAATGCTTGTTGTCATTGAAAAGCAAATGGATCAAATTCTTGGTGGACTAAAAGAATTACTTGTTAGTGAAGAGAAAAATGCTGAAGAAAGTCGCGCAACGAAAGAAAAATTTGCGGAACTTCGCCGGGAAGTACTAACAAGAGGATTTAAGCTAGGGGAAACGTTACCTTACGTAGAAGCAAAACTAAATGACCTTTCCGAAAGCTTAAATAACTATGATTTACTAACGGACCAAGGGGATCATTTAGAAGCACGCGAAATCGTTATCGTCGTTCAAAAGGAAATGCAAATTATCGATGCCCAAATGGAACGAATTCCGTCTTTATTGCATGAAACGGATACCATATTGCCAGAAGAAATGAATAAACTTCGAGCTGGTTATGAAGAAATGGTGCGAAAAGGGTATTATTTAGCCCAAATGGAATTAGATAAAGAAATTGCTCGCATGAAAAATCAAATTGATAAAATGAAACAAAATGTAATTAATCTTGATTTAGATGAAGCTGAACAAGGTATAGAAGAATTACATAACGAAATCGAATTGTTTTATGATGCATTAGAGCACGAAGCGGAAGCGCGTCATTTCGTCAAAGAAAATCATAGCCCAACTTCCGATAAGCTACAACGTCAAAATCTGGTTTCCGATGCACTTGCAGAACAAATTACAGAAGTAAAACAAACGTATCATGTTGCGGAAGACGATTTAGCGATTTATTTAAAAACAAGCGCGAAATTAAGTGAAGCAAAAGAAAACTTTGAACAATTGACTGCTTTAATCGCTAGTGGCGAGATTGCTTACTCTGCTGCACAAGATACAATGAAAGAAATCGATGCAGCGCTTATTACTATTGGTGCGGAACAAGACAATTTTGCAGAGGAATTACGTTCTCTTCGCAAAGATGAACTTGAAGCGCGCGATGATGCTGAGCGGATGCGCCGGGCGATTATCACGCTGGATCGCAAAATGGAACGAGAACGTTTGCCAGGTCTTCCGGAAGAGTATTTATCGCTCCGTGAACATATGGGTGAGTCGATTGATACGCTGGAGAAACGCTTAGAAGAAAAACCATTGAATATGAAGGCGGTTAGCCAAGATTGGCGCATTGCCGAAGAAGACCTAATCCATTTAACGGAAAAAGCAGAAGAAATGATGGAGAATGTTCGTTTAGTCGAGCATGTCATTCAATATGCGAATCGTTACCGGTTGCGCAACAAAGAACTGGCGGATGAGCTTGTACAGGCAGAAAACCATTTCTACAATGATTATCAGTATAAGAAAGCACTGGAAATTGCTGTAACGGCGCTAGAAAAAGTCGAAACAGGTGCATTTAAAAAAGTCGAAAAAGCTTACTCTTCCAAAGTAAGTGTCGATGATATCGAATAA
- a CDS encoding cysteine desulfurase family protein, whose product MIYFDNSATTKPNAAVLETYTKVASNYFANPSSLHRFGAKSKELLDASRKQIATMLGALPEEIIFTSGGTEGNNLAIKGLAYSYKNRGKHIITSSIEHPSVRAVMEELEQSGFSVTYLPVDKNGVIKLEALQAALTEETILVSIMGVNNEVGSIQPLHAIGEILADCEHTFFHVDFVQGIGKIPLALDADAIDLLTFSGHKFHALRGTGVLFKRKKVHLHPEILGGGQEMGYRSGTENLAGSVALAKALRLTLENESNKPELSEIRDYLLTEIAQMPDMTVHTKQSVAAPHIVCFSAKGHRGEILVHALEKEDIYISTTSACSSKQKLASSTLKAMGVTDEEAIGAVRVSLSFENRLSEAKIFIQKLQEIIENLNKVVK is encoded by the coding sequence ATGATTTATTTTGATAACAGTGCGACAACCAAGCCAAATGCTGCCGTACTTGAAACATATACAAAAGTAGCAAGTAACTATTTTGCTAATCCTTCTTCGCTTCATCGTTTTGGCGCTAAGTCGAAAGAACTGCTTGATGCATCAAGAAAACAAATCGCTACGATGTTAGGCGCTTTGCCCGAAGAAATTATTTTTACATCTGGTGGAACGGAAGGGAATAATTTAGCGATTAAAGGGCTTGCCTATAGTTACAAAAATCGCGGGAAACATATTATTACTTCTAGCATTGAACATCCGTCTGTCCGTGCTGTAATGGAAGAACTGGAGCAATCCGGTTTTTCGGTAACATACTTACCAGTAGACAAAAATGGTGTTATCAAGCTAGAGGCATTACAAGCAGCACTCACAGAAGAAACGATTTTAGTGTCTATTATGGGTGTCAATAATGAAGTTGGAAGCATTCAACCGCTACACGCGATTGGGGAAATCCTTGCTGATTGTGAGCATACTTTCTTTCATGTCGATTTCGTTCAGGGGATTGGCAAAATACCGCTCGCGCTTGATGCGGATGCGATTGATTTGCTGACTTTTTCCGGGCATAAATTTCATGCTTTACGTGGCACCGGAGTACTTTTTAAACGAAAAAAGGTGCATTTACATCCGGAAATTCTTGGTGGCGGTCAGGAAATGGGCTATCGCAGTGGAACGGAAAATCTAGCGGGAAGTGTGGCGCTTGCCAAAGCATTGAGGTTGACGCTAGAAAATGAGTCTAACAAACCAGAATTAAGCGAAATTCGTGATTATTTACTAACCGAAATTGCGCAAATGCCTGATATGACTGTCCATACGAAACAAAGTGTTGCAGCGCCGCATATCGTTTGTTTTTCGGCAAAAGGGCATCGCGGTGAAATTCTCGTTCACGCCTTAGAAAAAGAAGATATTTACATTTCAACAACTAGCGCTTGTTCTTCCAAGCAAAAACTAGCGAGCAGCACGTTAAAAGCGATGGGGGTAACGGACGAAGAAGCAATCGGCGCTGTACGAGTAAGTTTATCTTTTGAAAACCGTTTATCCGAAGCGAAAATTTTTATCCAAAAACTGCAAGAAATCATTGAAAATCTAAATAAAGTGGTGAAATAA
- a CDS encoding GAF domain-containing protein: MIEIQKMTGTKEENYALALKQVQAMIAGEPNLIANLSNVSSILNQALSDINWVGFYLLEKETNQLVLGPFQGLPACIRIPLGKGVCGSAAADQKTYIVENVHDFPGHIACDAASNSEIVLPIVKNSELLGVLDIDSPSLNRFDEVDQLWLEKIRDAITQEIN; this comes from the coding sequence ATGATTGAAATCCAAAAAATGACTGGTACAAAAGAAGAAAATTACGCGCTTGCATTAAAACAAGTCCAAGCAATGATTGCTGGCGAACCAAATTTAATTGCCAATTTAAGCAATGTTTCTTCTATATTAAACCAAGCGCTTTCTGATATTAACTGGGTTGGTTTTTATTTACTAGAAAAAGAAACCAATCAATTAGTGCTTGGCCCCTTCCAAGGTCTGCCTGCTTGCATTCGCATTCCCCTTGGTAAAGGTGTATGTGGTTCTGCTGCTGCTGATCAAAAAACGTATATCGTCGAAAATGTCCACGATTTCCCTGGCCATATCGCTTGCGACGCGGCTTCTAATTCAGAAATTGTTCTGCCCATCGTGAAAAATTCAGAGTTGCTTGGTGTACTTGATATCGATAGCCCAAGTCTTAATCGTTTTGATGAAGTAGATCAATTGTGGCTAGAAAAAATCCGTGATGCGATTACTCAAGAAATCAATTGA
- a CDS encoding bifunctional 3-deoxy-7-phosphoheptulonate synthase/chorismate mutase — protein MVNTNLEELRTQVDQLNIDLLELISKRANLVQEIGKIKGTQGSLRFDPLREREMLNTILAANEGPFEDSTVQKLFKEIFKAGLELQEDDHSKALLVSRKNKKEDTIVTVKGLPIGNGEPVFVFGPCSVESYEQVAAVAESIKAKGLKLIRGGAFKPRTSPYDFQGLGLEGLKILKRVSDEYGLGVISEIVTPADIEVALDYVDVIQIGARNMQNFELLKAAGRVDKPILLKRGLSATIEEFIGAAEYIMSQGNGKIILCERGIRTYEKATRNTLDISAVPILKKETHLPVMVDVTHSTGRKDLLLPCAKAALAIEADGVMAEVHPDPAVALSDSAQQMDIPEFEEFWNAILASNLVPHKAK, from the coding sequence ATGGTTAACACAAATTTAGAGGAACTTAGAACACAGGTGGATCAATTGAATATTGATTTGCTGGAATTAATTAGCAAACGCGCAAATTTAGTACAAGAAATTGGCAAAATCAAAGGAACTCAAGGTTCTCTTCGTTTTGATCCATTGCGTGAAAGAGAAATGCTTAACACGATTCTTGCAGCAAATGAAGGACCTTTTGAAGATAGTACGGTTCAAAAATTATTTAAAGAAATTTTTAAAGCGGGATTAGAACTTCAAGAAGATGATCACTCTAAAGCACTACTCGTTTCTAGAAAAAATAAAAAAGAAGATACGATTGTTACTGTTAAAGGCTTACCAATCGGAAACGGCGAACCGGTATTTGTATTCGGTCCGTGTTCGGTTGAATCTTACGAGCAAGTTGCTGCAGTCGCTGAGTCTATTAAAGCAAAAGGCTTAAAACTTATTCGCGGTGGAGCATTTAAACCTCGTACTAGCCCATATGACTTCCAAGGATTAGGTTTAGAAGGACTGAAAATTTTAAAACGTGTTTCTGATGAATACGGTTTAGGCGTTATTAGTGAAATCGTTACGCCAGCTGATATCGAAGTAGCACTTGATTATGTTGATGTCATTCAAATCGGTGCAAGAAACATGCAAAACTTCGAATTACTAAAAGCGGCCGGTCGTGTCGACAAACCGATTCTTCTAAAACGTGGCTTATCTGCTACGATTGAAGAATTCATCGGTGCTGCTGAATATATTATGTCACAAGGAAATGGCAAAATTATTTTATGTGAACGCGGTATCCGCACTTACGAAAAAGCGACAAGAAACACATTAGATATTTCTGCTGTTCCAATTTTGAAGAAAGAAACGCATTTACCAGTGATGGTCGATGTAACGCATTCTACTGGTCGAAAAGATCTATTACTTCCATGTGCCAAAGCTGCTCTAGCTATCGAAGCAGACGGCGTTATGGCGGAAGTTCATCCAGATCCAGCTGTTGCTTTATCTGATTCTGCACAGCAAATGGATATTCCTGAATTTGAAGAGTTCTGGAACGCGATTTTAGCGAGCAATTTGGTTCCGCATAAAGCGAAATAA
- a CDS encoding YtxH domain-containing protein, translating to MAEKDGINTKDFLIGGLIGAIVGSAAALLFAPKSGKELREDLNTQVDTIKEKSNQWKDVAYEKGIEISSVAKGTKDKLVDSAGGFVDVVKDKSGKLADTVSKQSKAVKEVVSQNKEENQEAAKKAAEAVKSEAKDAADDVEKAADKAKNEAKKAVDEGKDEAKKIASDAKKEVK from the coding sequence ATGGCAGAAAAAGATGGTATTAATACAAAAGATTTTCTAATCGGTGGTTTAATTGGTGCGATTGTTGGTTCAGCCGCAGCACTATTATTTGCCCCTAAATCAGGTAAAGAACTACGCGAAGACTTGAATACACAAGTTGATACAATTAAAGAAAAAAGCAACCAATGGAAAGACGTTGCTTACGAAAAAGGTATCGAAATCAGCAGTGTTGCCAAAGGAACTAAAGATAAATTAGTTGATTCCGCTGGTGGATTTGTAGATGTAGTAAAAGACAAATCAGGCAAATTAGCTGATACAGTTTCAAAACAAAGCAAAGCAGTGAAAGAAGTCGTTTCACAAAATAAAGAAGAAAACCAAGAAGCTGCAAAAAAAGCGGCAGAAGCTGTAAAAAGCGAAGCAAAAGACGCTGCAGACGATGTAGAAAAAGCAGCAGACAAAGCGAAAAATGAAGCAAAAAAAGCAGTAGATGAAGGCAAAGACGAAGCGAAAAAAATTGCTTCCGACGCTAAAAAAGAAGTAAAATAA
- a CDS encoding M29 family aminopeptidase T — protein sequence MRDARIEKLAHNLINYSVKLGAGEKVLIENFGVQKELVMALVEEAYKAGGFPFVSLKEPQIDRAMMLGANSEQYAKIAEFEGNVMKEMDAYIGLRAGDNINETSDVPADKLKINGETVGKMHSDIRVKQTKWVVLRYPSSSMAQLAKMSTAGFEDFYFDVCNLDYGKMSDAMDGLVELMNKTDKVHLVGPGTDLTFSIKDIPAIKCAGEMNIPDGEVFTAPVRDSINGTLTYNTPSPYQGFTFENVSFTFKDGKIVEATANDTARINKVLDTDEGARFVGEFAIGVNPFIHEPMQDILFDEKIEGSFHFTPGQCYDEAFNGNQSAIHWDLVNIQRADYGGGEIYFDDVLIRKDGIFVLPELASLNPENLV from the coding sequence ATGAGAGATGCAAGAATCGAAAAATTAGCGCATAATTTAATCAACTATTCCGTCAAACTTGGCGCTGGGGAAAAAGTATTAATCGAAAACTTCGGTGTTCAAAAAGAATTAGTGATGGCGTTAGTGGAAGAAGCATACAAAGCTGGCGGTTTCCCGTTCGTGTCATTGAAAGAACCACAAATCGACCGCGCGATGATGCTCGGTGCTAATAGTGAACAATATGCGAAAATTGCTGAATTCGAAGGCAATGTAATGAAAGAAATGGATGCTTACATAGGTTTACGTGCTGGCGATAACATCAACGAAACATCTGACGTACCAGCCGATAAATTAAAAATCAACGGCGAAACAGTTGGCAAAATGCACTCGGATATCCGTGTCAAACAAACAAAATGGGTTGTGCTTCGTTACCCAAGCTCGTCCATGGCACAACTTGCAAAAATGAGCACAGCTGGTTTTGAAGATTTCTATTTTGATGTATGTAACTTAGATTACGGAAAAATGAGCGACGCAATGGATGGCTTAGTAGAACTAATGAACAAAACAGATAAAGTTCACTTAGTAGGCCCAGGAACAGATTTAACATTTAGCATTAAAGATATTCCAGCAATTAAATGTGCCGGAGAAATGAATATTCCAGACGGCGAAGTATTTACTGCGCCAGTTCGTGATTCTATCAATGGAACACTTACGTATAACACACCTTCTCCTTACCAAGGCTTTACGTTTGAAAATGTATCATTCACGTTTAAAGACGGAAAAATTGTGGAAGCGACTGCTAATGATACAGCTCGTATTAACAAAGTGTTAGATACAGATGAAGGTGCGCGCTTTGTTGGCGAATTCGCAATTGGTGTGAACCCATTCATCCACGAACCAATGCAAGACATCCTTTTTGATGAAAAAATCGAAGGCAGTTTCCACTTTACGCCTGGTCAATGTTATGACGAAGCGTTCAATGGCAATCAGTCAGCGATTCACTGGGATCTTGTTAATATTCAACGTGCCGATTACGGTGGCGGCGAAATTTACTTTGACGATGTTCTAATTCGCAAAGATGGCATTTTCGTTCTTCCTGAATTAGCATCGCTTAACCCAGAAAACTTAGTATAA